GGTCCAGGCCGACGGTGGGCAGCCAGTCGTGGATCGCGCCGAGGTCGGCGACGGAGTCGAGCCGGAGCTCCACGTCGTCGAGGGAGACCCACCGCTTGCCGTAGCCCGACGAGCCGCGCACGTTGGGCACCAGGACGTCGAACCCGGACAGCGCGAGCGCCTGCAGGACCGGCGAGAACAGCCGGGTCGCCTCGCCCTCGGGCCCGCCGTGGACGTGCACCACGGACGCGCCGGTCGTGGACGCGTAGCGGAAGCAGGGGATCTGCTCGCCGTCGGGCGCGGGGATGCGGTGCACGGTCGGGGTGACCAGTCGGTCGCGCAGCTCGGGGGGTACGGCGTCCCGCCCGTCGACCACGATGGTGACCAGGCCGGTGCGGGCGTCGACGCGGAGGATCGAGCCGGGGTCGGTGGGTGTCTTCGCGGTGATCGCGAAGGCCGACGAGTCAGGGGCCCAGACCACCGACTCCGGGGCGGACGGTGGCGCGACCACGTCGACGCGGTGCCGGCCGTCCGCCTCGTGCACGGCGAACGTGTCGAGCCCGTCGACGTGGTGTCCGACCACGAACGCCGTACCGTCCGGCGAGAGCCAGACGCGCAGGTCGTGGTCGTCGGCCGCGACCAGGGTCGACCAGGTGCCTCCGTCGCGGGCCAGCGACACCACGGCGTGGTGGTCGCGCTCGTGGTCGGAGGACATCACGAGGGCCGCGTCGTCGGCGGTCCAGCCGGCGACGTCGTGCTCGGCGAGCTCGTCCGGGTCGGTCACCACCTGCGCCGTGCCGCCGGATGCGACCGCGACCGTCGTCGAGCTCGGCCGGAGGCTGAGCGTGGTCACCGCCACCGACGTGGTGTCGTGGGAGACCGACGTCTGGACGACGTACCCCCCGCCGTCGTAGGCCACCCGCTCCTCGCCGGAGTCGAGGCTGCGGAGCACGACGTCCATGTCGACGCCGTTGCGACGGTTGGTGCAGTACACGACGTCGTCACCGGTGACGTCGAGCAGCACGTGCAGGCGATCGGGGTCGCGGACGAGCGGGACCAGCCGGTCGGGGCCGACCGGGCGCGCGGGCGGGTCGGTGAGGTCGAGCAGCGACAGTTGGTAGTTCTCGTCGCCCCCCTCGTCGTGCTCGACCACGACCTGGCGCCGGCCGGGCACATAGCGGCCGCGACAGGGCGACGGGAGGTCGGTGAGCGGCGTGGGCGTCCCGTCGGCCCCGATCTCGACCAGCTGCATGCTGCCCAGGTCGTCGTGGCCGGCCAGCACGCGGCCGTCCGCGTCCAGGTCGAGAGCCACCCACGAGCGGAGGTCGAGCAGGGCGCGGATCGTCTCCGAGGCTGAGGTCACGTCGAGCAACGCTAGCCGGTGACCGCGTGCCGCGGGTCAGGCGAGGGAGAGGAAGAGCCGCTCCATCCGCTGGAGGTCCAGCGCCTCGCCACCGTCGCTCTCGGCGGTCACGCACTGCCGCAGGCCCGAGGCGATCACCGCGAAGCCGGCCCGGTCGAGCGCCTTGCTGACCGCAGCCAGCTGGGTCACGACGTCCTCGCAGGAGCGACCGTCCTCGAGCATCCGAAGGATGCCGTCCAGCTGTCCACGGGCGCGCTTGATCCGGTTGATCACCGGGACCATCTCGTCGGCTGGCAGTTCCATGGTCGCCCCTCTCGAAGGTCGAGCCGGCAGCGACGCCGACCCTGCGCGCCAGCATACCCCCTGGGGTGTTATCTTGAGTGCATCAGGGATACCCGACGCCGTATCCAGACGAAGGAGCCCGCCATGTGTCGCCCCGTTCGCTGCCGCGTCTGCGGCCACACCACCTGGTCCGGCTGCGGCCGGCACGTCGCGCAGGTCAAGGCGACCGTGCCCGCCGCCGAGTGGTGCGGCGGACGGCACACCCCCGAGGAACGAGCGGCCGCGGGAGGCGGCGGCTGGTTCGCCCGCGTCCTCGGGCGCTAGCCGAGCGGCTGCAGCACCTCGACCCGGTTGCCGTGCGGGTCGAGGACATGGAAGCGGCGGTAGCCCTCGAAGCTCGGCGACTCGCTGAGGTCGAGATCGAAGCCGGCCTCCACCAGGGCATCCGCCACGGCGCCGAGGTCGCCCACCACGAAGGCCGGGTGCGCCTTGCGCGCCTTCAGGAACGGGTCCTCGACGCCGACATGGAGCTCCGCGCTCACCGCGCCGTGCCCGTCGTACCCCCGGAACCAGGCGCCGCCACGACCTCGGAGGCCGGCCGGCTTGGCGACCTCGGTCAGACCGAGAGCGTCGCCGTAGAAGCGGCGCGCGGCGTCCTCGCCACCTCTCGGGCAGGCGACCTGGACGTGGTGGAGGGCGATCACGCGACCCGCCCCACCACGAAGATCCGGCGGAAGGGCAGCACCACCCGGCCGCCCCGCTCGGGGTAGGCGGTCCGCAGGCGACGCTTGAACTCCGCCTCGAAGGCCGGCCTCAGATCGTGGGGCAGGGCCTGCAGGGTGGGCCGCGCGCCGGTGCCCGAGACCCAGGTGAAGACGGGATCGGGGCCGGTCAGCACGTGGAGGTACGTCGTCTCCCAGGCGTCGACCTCCACGCCCAGCGCGGTCAGGGCCTCGAGATAGACCACCGGGTCGCTGCTGCTCGGCACGTCGACGTCGCGGGTGTGGGCGTCGTACGGCGCCTCGGCGGCGAGCTCGGTCCGGATCGTGTGACTGGGCTCGTCGAAGTTGCCCGGCACCTGGAACGCGAGCCAGCCGCCCGGCCGCACCCGGCCGGCCAGCGCGGGCAGGAGCTCGAGGTGGCCCGGGACCCACTGCAGCGTCGCGTTGGACACCACCACGTCGGCGGTCTCGTCGCCGGCCGCCCAGGTGCGCAGGTCGGCGACCTCGACGTCGATGCCGGGGACGGACGCCCGGGCGGTGTCGATCATCTCCGGGCTCGAGTCGAGGCCGCGCACGTGCGCGTTGGGCCAGCGGGCCCGGAGGAGGGCCGTCAGGTTCCCGGGCCCGCAGCCCAGGTCGACGACCTCGGTCGGCCGGTCGGTCGCGATCCGCGAGACCAGCTCGAGGAAGGGGCGGCCGCGCTCGTCGGCGTAGGTGAGGTAACGCTCGGGATCCCAGGTGTGCGGCACGATGCTCCTCGAGAATGTCTTGATGTCGAGATACTTAGTCTGCTCTGTCACTCCTCTTGATGTCAAGATTCTCGAGGGGCTTAGCATGGGGGCATGCGCGACGACGTGGACACCCTGCTCGAGGCCTGGGGCCGGGAGCGCGGTGACCTCGACCTGGCCCCCGTGGCGGTGTTCAGCCGGGTCACCCGGCTCGCCCGGCACCTCGAGCTGGCCCGTCGCGACGCGTTCGCCGCGCACGGGATCGAGCAGTGGGAGTTCGACGTGCTCGCCGCGCTGCGCCGCGCGGGTCCGCCGTACGAGCTGTCGCCGGGGCGCCTCCTCCGGGAGACCCTGGTGACCAGCGGGACGATGACCAACCGGGTCGACCGCCTCAGCGCGCGGGGGCTGGTCGAGCGCTATCCCGACCCCGACGACCGGCGCGGGGTGATCGTGCGGCTGACCGTCGAGGGGAAGACCGCCGTCGACGGCGCCTTCACCGCGCTCGTGGACGCCGAGCGCGAGCTCCTCGACGTCCTGCCCGAACGTGAGCGCAAGAAGCTGGCCTCTCTCCTCCGCGCGCTGCTCGCGCCGTACGCCGACCCGAACCCCGACTCCCCCACCCGCTGACTCGGCGCAAACAGGCAGCACACACACGCTGAGTCGGCGCAAACAGGCAGCGCAAACACGCTGAGTCGGCGCAAAGAGACACTCAGGATGCGCCGACCCGGCGCACACTGGAAGGGGTACGACGCCGACCCGGCGCTACTCGACGAGCTCGGCGGCCTCGAGCCACTCCAGCTCCAGTGCCTCACGCTCGGCCGCCGCCTCGCTCAGCGCCCGGGAGAGCGCGGCCAGCCGCTCGTGGTCGCTGGCGTGCACGAGCACCTCGTCGTTCAGCGAGGCCTCGCGACGCGCCACCTGTGCCAGCTGCCGCTCGACCCGGACCAGGACCTTGCGCGCCTCGCGCTCCTCGGCGCTGCCCGGCCGCGCCTTCGCCCGACCCTCGTCCCGTGCCATTTCGTGACGACTCGGCGCATCCTGAGTGTCTCTTTGCGCCGACTCGGCGGGGTTTGACTGCCTGTGTGCGCCGGCTCGGCGGGTGAGGTACTCGTCGACGCCGCGGGGGAGCATCGAGATCTTCCCGTCGTCGAGCAGCGCGTGGACGGTGTCGGTGACCCGCTCGAGGAAGTAGCGGTCGTGGGAGACCACGACCAACGTGCCCGGCCAGTCGTCGAGGAAGTCCTCGAGCACGTTGAGGGTGTCGATGTCGAGATCGTTGGTCGGCTCGTCGAGGAGCAGCACATTGGGCTCGGTGAGCAGCAGCCGCAGCAGCTGGAAGCGCCGCCGCTCGCCGCCCGAGAGGTCACCGAGCCGGGCGGTCAGCCGGTCGCCGGTGAAGCCGAACCGCTCCAGCAGCGACGACGCGCTCACCTCGCCTGTCGTCGTCTGCGCCACCCGCCTGATCGACTCCACGCTCTCGAGCACGCGGGCGGCGGGGTCGAGGTCGTCGAGGGCCTGCGTCAGGTGCTGGAGTACGACGGTCCGGCCGCGCTTCACCCGACCCGCCGTCGGCGCGAGCGAGCCGTCCAGCAGCGCCAGCACCGACGACTTCCCCGCGCCGTTGACGCCGACGATCCCGACCCGGTCGCCCGGGCCGAGCCGCCACGTCGCGTGCGAGAGCAGGGTCCGGTCACCGCGGGTCAGGTCGACGTCCTCGACGTCGAGCACGTCCTTGCCCAGCCGCGCCGTGGCGAACCGCTGGAGCTCGAGCCGGTCGCGGGCCGGCGGCTCGTCGTCGATCAGCGCCGACGCGGCCTCGATGCGGAACTTGGGCTTGGCGGTCCGGGCCGGGGGTCCGCGCCGCAGCCACGCGAGCTCCTTGCGGACCAGGTTGCGCCGTCGGGTCTCGCTGGCCGACGCCTGCCGCTGCCGCTCGGCCTTGGCCAGCACGAACGCCGCGTAGCCGCCCTCGTAGGCGTCCACGACCCCGTCGTGGACCTCCCAGGTCTGCTCGCACACCGCGTCCAGGAACCACCGGTCGTGGGTCACCACGGCCAGCGCCGAGGGCAGCGACGCCACGTGGCTGGCGAGCCACGCCACGGCCTCCACGTCGAGGTGGTTGGTCGGCTCGTCCAGGACGACGAGGTCGTGCTCGTGCAGCAGCAGCTCGGCCAGCGCGCAGCGCCGGCGCTCGCCCCCGGACAGGCCGACCACCGCCCGGTCGAGCTCGATGCCGGCGAGCAGCTCGGTGACGATCTCCCGGGTCCGCGGATCGGCGGCCCAGGCGTGGTCTGGCCGCCCGGCGAGTACGGCGTCGCGCACCGAGTGGGTGTCGTCCAGCGTGTCGCCCTGGTGCAGGTAGCCGATCGCCAGCCCGCGGCTCGCCGAGACCCGGCCGCTGTCGGGCGGCTCCTGCCCGGTCATGATCTGCAGGAGCGTGGTCTTGCCGTCGCCGTTGCGGCCGACGATCCCGACCCGCTCCCCCACCGAGATGCCCAGCGAGACGTCGGTGAGCAGCGGCCGCACGCCGTACGCCTTGGAGACCCGCTCCAGGTTGACCAGGTTGCTCATGCGTCGACCACGTGGGCACCGGCGACGGGTCCGTGCGCGACGAGTACGACGCGCTCGTCGCGGGCCGTTCGCAGCGTGCCGGCCACGCTCCGGGCGTGCTCGGCCGACTCGCAGAGGAACACACAGGTCGGCCCCGACCCCGACACCAGCCCGCGCAGCGCGCCGGCGGCCACTCCCTCGGTCACCAGGGCGGCCAGGTCGGGCCTCAGGTCGAACGCCGCCTGCTCGAGGTCGTTGTGCAGCGCCGCCGCGAGCTGCCGGGGGTCCCCGGAGCCCAGCGCGGCCAGGAGCGGGTCGGGCGGGTCCGGCACGGCCGGGGCGTCGGGGCACAGCTCGTCGTAGTGCCGGTAGACCGCCGGCGTCGACATCCCGTCGGCGGCCGGCACCACGACCCACCACCACGTGCCCGTGTCCGGCACCGGGGTGACCAGCTCGCCGTGCCCCTCGCCGAGCGCGGTGCCGCCGACCAGCGCGAACGGTACGTCGCTGCCGAGCCCCGCAGCGAGGGCGAGCAGATCGTCGTCGGAGGTGCCGAAGCCGTGCAGCCGGTCGAGCGCCACCAGCGCGGCCGCGCCGTCGGCCGACCCGCCGGCCAGGCCACCCGCGATCGGGATGGACTTGTCGATGCGGACCTGGGCGCCTGCCGGCCGTCCGTGGTGGGCGGCCAGGGCTGCGGCCGCCCGGTCGACGATGTTGTCCCCGGCGGCGGGCAGGTGCGAGGCGTCGATGTAGTGCGCCACCTCCGTCTCGACGCTGAGGTCGGCCGGCGCCTCGACGACGAGGTCGTCGTAGAGGCTCACGGCCTGGTAGACGGTGACCAGGGTGTGGAAGCCGTCCGGCCGGGGCGCCCCGACGCCCAGCAGCAGGTTGATCTTCGCGGCGGCCCGCACCGTGAGCGGCCCGGTCACGCGGTGTCCCCGCGGCGTTGTCCGTCGGAGGAGCGGAGCGGGGCAGGCGAGGAGGGTCGTGGTGTCGAGAGGGCTTCCGCGATCCGCGCGAACTGCCCGACCGTCAGCGACTCGCCGCGTGCCAGCGGGTCGACGCCTACCGACTCGAGGGCTGTGCTCGCGGCCTCGATCGACCCGGCGAGGTGGCGCAGGGCGCCGCGCAGGCCCTTGCGGCGCTGGGCGAACGCCGCGTCGACGACCGCGAACACCTGTTCGCGGGTCGCCGTGGTCGCGGGCGGCTCGCGGCGGGTCCAGGCCACGAGACCGGAGTCGACGTTGGGCGCCGGCCAGAAGACGTTGCGTCCGACCGCACCGGCCCGGCGGACGTCGGCGTACCACGCGGCCTTGACGCTGGGTACGCCGTACACCTTGCTGCCGGGTCCGGCCGCGAGTCGGTCGGCGACCTCGGCCTGCACCATCACCAGCCCGCGTTCGAGGCTGGGCAGCAGCGCCAGGAGGTGCAGCAGCACCGGCACGGAGACGTTGTAGGGCAGGTTGGCGACCAGCGCGGTCGGCGGCGGCCCCGGCACCGCGTCGATCCGCAGCGCATCGGCCTGGACCACCTGGCAGCGCTCCGCGCGGGTGGGGGCGTACGTCGCGAGCGTCTCGGGCAGCGCGGCGGCCAGGACCGGGTCGATCTCGATCGCGACGACCCGGTCGACCTCGTCGAGCAGGGCCAGGGTCAACGATCCGAGCCCCGGTCCGACCTCGACGACCACGTCGTGGGGGCCCAGCCCCGCCTCGCGGACGATCCGGCGCACCGTGTTGGGGTCGATCACGAAGTTCTGCCCGCGCTGCTTGGTGGGGCGGACGTCGAGGCGCGCGGCCAGCTGACGTACCTCTGCCGGCCCGAGCATCCTCGAGCCGGCAGAGGTCATGGCGGTCAGCCTAATGAGGCGTCACAGGGTCACTCATTGGGGCAGGCCGAGCGCCTGCGAGCAGGCCGGCCAGGCGCCGTACCCGCCACTGGCGTTGCGCACCTTCGTGGCGATCGCGATCTGGGTCGTCCGGGAGGCGCTGCTCGGCAGGCCTGAGCCGCCGTACGCCTGCCAGGTCCCGACCGAGAACTGGAGGCCGCCGTAGTAGCCGTTGCCGGTGTTCTCAGCCCAGTTCCCACCCGACTCGCACTGCGCGATCTTGTCCCAGACCGTGCTGCCCGAGCTGAAGGTCGGCGTCGGGGTCGGTGCGGTCTTGGTGCCGACGCGCTCGATCTGCGGGACCGGCGAGCGCAGCACCTGCGCGGAGACCACGCGCCGGGCGACCAGGCGGCCGTTGCGATAGGTGATCTTGTAGGTCACGTCCCGCAGGCCGTCGCGGCCGGCGCGGGTCACGGTGGTGCGCCCCTGGAGCATCGAGGAGTCGTTGTGGGTGACCGTGCTGTACGCGACCGACTCGGAGGACACGTGCCGCCGCACCACGCGGATCCGGGTCAGCACCAGCTTGTCGCCGTCGGAGATCACGTGGTGCCGCCCCGGATGCACGATGTCGTGCTTGCCGAGCCGGACGTGCATCGCCCTGAGCGCCTGCCCGACGGTGACCGCGGAGACCGTGCGGTGCGTTGCGCGCTTGCCGCCGATCACGACGGTGAGCTTCTTGGGGGTGGCGACGGTGATCCGCAGGCCGTCGCGGGTGAGGCCGGCGCCGCGGCTGACCGAGAGCTGCGCGCGGTCGAAGCTTCGGTTGATCTCGTCGAGCGCGGAGCGCACATCGGTCGCGGTGACCCAGTACGTCGAGGTCTTGCCGTCGACGTCGAGCTCGAGCGGCTTGCCGTAGCGGACCGCGATCGTGGTGCCGTCGGTGACCTGCTGGTCGGTGGCTGGGGCCACCTCGTCGTGCGGGCCCAGGGAGATGCCCTCGGCCGACAGCACCTGGCCGACGGTGCTGCCGTTGGCGGTCACGTGCTCCACGTGACCGTCGATGTTCAGGGTGATCGACCGGCCCATCGAGGCGTACCCGACCGTGGTGCCGAGGACGGCGACCGCGGCGACGGTGACAGCACCGATCAGGACGGACTTGCTTGCAGTGATTCGTGCGAGCTTCTGGCGCACAGCTCTCCAGACGTCGTACTTTCCGGGCCTCGGGCCGCGCCTGAACGTCGTACGCGCTCCGAGTGTGCGCTGACCGGGCGCGGTCAGGAACGACGTTCGCAGGACGCCTTCTCGACGCACGACCTGCAGCGCTGGTGGTGATCAAAACCCGATCCCGGCCAACAGTCTCGAGACCCTACGCGACCTCGGTGGGCCTTCTCCAACTCGCGGTGGCCCTTCTGCGCCCCACGTGACCAGCGTCTCCCTGTCCGAAAACCGCTAGTGAGACGGTCCCCAGGTGCCGCCGAAGGCCGCCTCCGTGTTGCTGTCGATGGCGTCGCAGAGGGTCGTCAGATCGGTCTGGCGGACCTCGGCCATCGCCCGCACGGTGACCGGCACGAGGTACGACGCGTTGGGGCGGCCGCGGTACGGCGCAGGCGTCAGGAACGGCGCGTCGGTCTCGACCAGCAACCGGTCCTGCGGCGTGATCGCGAGCGCGTCGCGCAACGGCTGGGCGTTCTTGAAGGTGACCGTGCCGGCGAAGGACAGGTAGGCACCACGGTCGAGGCAGGCCTGGGCGAAGCGCGGGTTGCCCGAGAAGCAGTGCATCACCCAGCGTTCGGGAGCGCCCTCGGCGTCGATCACCTCCAGCACCTCGTCGTGGGCGTCGCGGTCGTGGATCACCAGCGTCTTGTCCAGTCGCCTGGCGAGGTCGATGTGGCGGGCGAACGACTCCACCTGGGCGGCCCGTCCGTCAGGCCCGGTGCGGAAGTGGTCGAGCCCGGTCTCGCCGACGGCCCGGACCTTGTCGTGGGCTCCCGCGAGCCGCTCGATCTCGGCCAGGGCCTCGTCGAGCCGGCCCTCGGCGGCGAGCCGCGGCGCCTCGTTGGGATGCAGCGCCACCCCGGCCACGAGGGCAGGGTGCTCCCGGGCAGCCTCGACCGCCCACCGCGCCCCCGGCAGGTCGCACCCGATCTGCACGATCCGGGCCACCCCGACCTCCGTCGCCCGCGCAATCGCCTCCGCGGTCTCGAGCCAGTCGCCGTCGGCGATGTCGAGGTGGCAGTGGTTGTCGACCACGGGAGACGGCAGCGGCTCGGGCGCCGGCGGGCGCTCCCGGTCGCGGCGCCGGCCCTGCTCGTCCTCGGGGCCGCGGGTCCGCAGCGGCTCGCTCACGGGGTCTCCTCCTGCCGGAGCTCGTGCCCGATCTCATGGACCGCGTCGTACACCTCTCGCTTCGGGAGGCCGGCTCGCGCAGCGACCGTCTTGATCGCGTCCTTGCGGGACTCCCCCGAACGCTCGAGATCGGCCACCGCGTCGCGCAGCGAACCGGTGTCGGTGGCGACCGGCACCGGGCCGGCACCGGCGACCACGATCGTCACCTCGCCGCGGACGCCGTCGGCCGCCCAGGTGACCAGCTCGCCGAGCGGCCCACGGCGTACCTCCTCGTGGGTCTTGGTCAGCTCCCGGCACACGGCAGCCGACCGGCCCGGCCCGAACGCGGCCGCCAGCGCCTCGAGCGCCGCCGCGGTGCGGTGCGGCGCCTCGAAGAACACCAGGGTCCGCTCCTCGCCGGCGAGCGCCTCCAGCCGGCGGGCGCGCTCACCGGCCTTGCGCGGCAGGAAGCCCTCGAAGCAGAAGCGGTCCACCGGGAGCCCACTCAGCGCCAGCGCCGTGAGCACGGCCGACGGACCGGGCACCGCGGTCACGCTCACCCCGGCCTCGACCGCCGCGGCGACCAGCCGGTATCCCGGGTCCGACACGCTCGGCATCCCGGCATCGGTGACCAGCACCACGCGGTCACCGGCGAGCAGCCGCTGCACCAGGCCGGGCGTCCGGGCCGCCTCGTTGCCGTCGAAGTACGACGTCACCCGACCCTTGACCTCGACGCCGAGCTCCGCTGCGAGGCGGCCGAGCCGGCGGGTGTCCTCGGCCGCGATGACGTCGGCGCCGGCCAGCTCGCTGACCAGCCGCGGCGGCGCGTCGGCCGCCTGCCCGATCGGGGTGGCCGCGAGCACGAGGACCCCCGTTCGCTCGGCAGTCGGATCGGCGCGCTCGGTCATCTCCCGATCATCGCAGGCACTTATAGTCTCGATCCGTGACGACCCCCGCCGCCGCGGACCGCGAGATGGTCGGCCTGGCCCACGACGCGGACGGAGCCCGGATCCCCCTGGCCCCCGAGCGGGCCCGGCGGTGGCGCCACCTCGAGGACCCGTTCGTTGGCTGGACCGCGACGCTGTCGATCACCCTGCTCTCGCTGTTCCTGCGACTGTGGAAGCTGGGCACCCCCCACAGCTTCGAGTTCGACGAGACCTACTACGCCAAAGACGCCTGGTCCCTCTGGCACTTCGGCTACGCCCGCGACTACATCGACAACGACGGCGGCATCGCCAACAAGCACATCCTGGCCGGGCAGACCACTCACCTGTGGAAGCCCAACGCCTCGATGGTGGTCCACCCCGAGGTCGGCAAGTGGCTGATCGGGCTCGGTGAGAAGACCTTCGGCATGACGCCGCTCGGCTGGCGGGTCGTGCCGGCGATCGTCGGGACCCTGCTGATCCTGGTGATGATCCGGTTCGTACGACGTCTCACCGGCTCCACCCTGCTCGGCTGCGTGGCCGGTCTGCTGCTCAGCCTCGACGGCATGGAGTTCGTGCTCTCGCGGCTGGCCCTGCTCGACATCTTCGTGGCGTTCTTCCTGCTGTGCGCGGTGCACTGCCTGGTCCTCGACCGCGACTGGTACCGCGCGAAGATGGCGAACCTGGTGCCCGGCCAGCTCACCTCCGGCTGGGGACCGGTGCGCGCGCTGCTGTTCCGGCCGTGGCTGCTGGTCTCCGGCATCTGCTGGGGCCTGGCCTGCGGCAGCAAGTGGGAGGCGGTCTACCCGCTGGCCGCGTTCGGGCTGCTGGTGGTCGCCTGGTGCGCCGGAGCCCGCCGCTCGTTCGGGGTCTCCTGGCCCGGCCTGCGGGCGCTGCTCGTCGACGGCGTACCGGCCTTCTTCCACCTCGTCCTGGTCGCCCTGGTCGTCTACATCGCGACCTGGACCGGCTGGCTGATGCACTCCCACCAGTACGTGCAGTACCTCTCCTCCACGCAGTACACCCAGTACGTCTCGGGCGGCTCGGACTGCGGCAAGAACATCAAGGAGGACCCGAAGAAGCACTGGCCGACCGCCGACCAGCCGGTCAAGCACGGCCTGCCCGGGCTCGTGCAGGGGCTCGAGTCACTGGCGTACTACCACCGCGACGTCTACGTCTTCCACACCCACTTCCTGACCGGCTGCACGCACACCTACGCCTCCCAGCCGCGCGGCTGGCTGCTGCTGAACCGGCCGGTGGGCGTCGACGCCCAGACCGGGATCAAGCCGGGGACCGACGGCTGCAACGCGCCCCAGGACAGCGACTGCCTGCGCCAGGTGCTGCTGCTCGGCACCCCCGCCATCTGGTGGGGCGGGATCCTGGCCGCCCTGTACGCCGTGGCCATGTGGCTGGGGGCCCGGGACTGGCGCTTCGGGGTGGCGGTGGTCGGCATCGCGTCGACCTGGCTGCCGTGGTTCCTCTACGCGGGCCGGCCGATCTTCAGCTTCTACTCGGTGATCACGCTGCCGTTCCTGGTGCTGGCCCTGACCCTGGCGATCGGCAAGCTGCTCGGCCGGTCCACGGCGCCCACCCCGCGTCGTACGGTCGGCGTGGTGATCGCCGGGTCGTACGTCGTGCTGGTGCTGGTCAACTTCGCGTGGTTCTGGCCGATCTACACCGACGGGCTGCTGACCCACTCCGAGTGGCTCCAGCGGATCTGGTTCGCGCACTGGATCTAGCGCGTCCGGACGGGTGGGCGAGGGCCCACCCGTCCGGACAGGTCAGCGCCTCACCGAGACCGTCGTCCGGTGACTGCTCGCGAGGTCCGGGTGACCGGCGTACACGGCCCGGTAGGTCGTCCGCTTCCGCGGCTTGACGCGCTCGGAGAAGGTGCCCTTCGAGGTCGTGCGGACCGTGCCGACCTTGGCCCACCGGCCACCGAGGTGCTTGCCCCAGATGACGATCTTGCGCTTCCCGAGACGGGCGTGGGGATCTCCGCTCGAGAGCTTGCCGCTCAGCATCGAGGTGGCGCCCCGATGGATCAGACGGGGCTTGGCGGTGAAGGCGATCTTGGTCGCAGACAGCCGGGTGGTGCCGGTGGCCGCCCCGCCGTTGCTCTCCGCGGTCACGGTGACGACGTAGGAGACCTTGTTCTTCAGGCCCGCGAGCGTCGCCGACGTGGCGTTCGGGCCGGTCGTCACCGAGACGTCGGGCTGGCCGGGCGCCTGCGCCTTGACGACGTAGTCGGTCAGCGGTGCCCACTCGGGCGCCGCCGCCGCCTGCCACGTCACCTTGCTCCGGCCGTCACCACCGAGGGC
This genomic window from Nocardioides cynanchi contains:
- a CDS encoding resuscitation-promoting factor, translating into MRQKLARITASKSVLIGAVTVAAVAVLGTTVGYASMGRSITLNIDGHVEHVTANGSTVGQVLSAEGISLGPHDEVAPATDQQVTDGTTIAVRYGKPLELDVDGKTSTYWVTATDVRSALDEINRSFDRAQLSVSRGAGLTRDGLRITVATPKKLTVVIGGKRATHRTVSAVTVGQALRAMHVRLGKHDIVHPGRHHVISDGDKLVLTRIRVVRRHVSSESVAYSTVTHNDSSMLQGRTTVTRAGRDGLRDVTYKITYRNGRLVARRVVSAQVLRSPVPQIERVGTKTAPTPTPTFSSGSTVWDKIAQCESGGNWAENTGNGYYGGLQFSVGTWQAYGGSGLPSSASRTTQIAIATKVRNASGGYGAWPACSQALGLPQ
- a CDS encoding TatD family hydrolase; the encoded protein is MRTRGPEDEQGRRRDRERPPAPEPLPSPVVDNHCHLDIADGDWLETAEAIARATEVGVARIVQIGCDLPGARWAVEAAREHPALVAGVALHPNEAPRLAAEGRLDEALAEIERLAGAHDKVRAVGETGLDHFRTGPDGRAAQVESFARHIDLARRLDKTLVIHDRDAHDEVLEVIDAEGAPERWVMHCFSGNPRFAQACLDRGAYLSFAGTVTFKNAQPLRDALAITPQDRLLVETDAPFLTPAPYRGRPNASYLVPVTVRAMAEVRQTDLTTLCDAIDSNTEAAFGGTWGPSH
- the rsmI gene encoding 16S rRNA (cytidine(1402)-2'-O)-methyltransferase produces the protein MTERADPTAERTGVLVLAATPIGQAADAPPRLVSELAGADVIAAEDTRRLGRLAAELGVEVKGRVTSYFDGNEAARTPGLVQRLLAGDRVVLVTDAGMPSVSDPGYRLVAAAVEAGVSVTAVPGPSAVLTALALSGLPVDRFCFEGFLPRKAGERARRLEALAGEERTLVFFEAPHRTAAALEALAAAFGPGRSAAVCRELTKTHEEVRRGPLGELVTWAADGVRGEVTIVVAGAGPVPVATDTGSLRDAVADLERSGESRKDAIKTVAARAGLPKREVYDAVHEIGHELRQEETP
- a CDS encoding dolichyl-phosphate-mannose--protein mannosyltransferase, with product MTTPAAADREMVGLAHDADGARIPLAPERARRWRHLEDPFVGWTATLSITLLSLFLRLWKLGTPHSFEFDETYYAKDAWSLWHFGYARDYIDNDGGIANKHILAGQTTHLWKPNASMVVHPEVGKWLIGLGEKTFGMTPLGWRVVPAIVGTLLILVMIRFVRRLTGSTLLGCVAGLLLSLDGMEFVLSRLALLDIFVAFFLLCAVHCLVLDRDWYRAKMANLVPGQLTSGWGPVRALLFRPWLLVSGICWGLACGSKWEAVYPLAAFGLLVVAWCAGARRSFGVSWPGLRALLVDGVPAFFHLVLVALVVYIATWTGWLMHSHQYVQYLSSTQYTQYVSGGSDCGKNIKEDPKKHWPTADQPVKHGLPGLVQGLESLAYYHRDVYVFHTHFLTGCTHTYASQPRGWLLLNRPVGVDAQTGIKPGTDGCNAPQDSDCLRQVLLLGTPAIWWGGILAALYAVAMWLGARDWRFGVAVVGIASTWLPWFLYAGRPIFSFYSVITLPFLVLALTLAIGKLLGRSTAPTPRRTVGVVIAGSYVVLVLVNFAWFWPIYTDGLLTHSEWLQRIWFAHWI